In the genome of Mycobacterium kansasii ATCC 12478, one region contains:
- a CDS encoding tyrosine-type recombinase/integrase has protein sequence MTVRVQRVDEGYRLGGDWEGLDSANAFLTHLAGRGFSAATVRAYAFDVANLARFLTERDVTLSEVQAPLVFDWIDWQGVRRTGRPQPGSAAASTVNRRVAAVRALFEYLAMTGRRGNNPVPSPRRGQGLRRSERGLLGHLGPGRARPGGRLVRQPQLLPESLPASDIDAFVATLGSHRDRAMVLAMLLGGLRSAEARGLLLADVDMGRRRLRVIGKGGKERYVPVDAAFFTEVAAYLRLERPAGLSTPQCFVVLRGPTTGAPVSEAGLRSLFRRHRELSGSIRVRPHRLRHTYGTELASAGIDLLALRALMGHASPETTARYVHLSLEQLAAEYGAARASLAGARR, from the coding sequence ATGACGGTGCGGGTGCAGCGCGTCGATGAGGGGTATCGGCTCGGTGGGGATTGGGAGGGGTTGGATTCGGCCAATGCGTTTCTCACGCATTTGGCCGGACGGGGATTTAGCGCGGCGACGGTTCGGGCGTATGCCTTCGACGTGGCGAATCTGGCGCGGTTCCTCACTGAGCGCGATGTGACGCTGTCCGAAGTGCAGGCTCCACTGGTATTCGACTGGATCGATTGGCAAGGGGTACGCCGCACCGGTCGGCCCCAGCCGGGCTCAGCTGCAGCCTCGACGGTGAACCGTCGGGTGGCGGCGGTACGCGCCTTGTTCGAGTACCTGGCGATGACCGGTCGCCGTGGGAACAACCCGGTCCCGTCGCCGCGGCGTGGGCAAGGGCTGCGCCGCTCGGAGCGCGGCCTGCTAGGTCATCTGGGTCCTGGGCGTGCCCGTCCTGGCGGCAGGTTGGTGCGCCAACCGCAGCTGCTTCCGGAATCGTTGCCGGCCAGCGACATCGATGCATTTGTCGCAACGCTGGGGTCACATCGGGATCGGGCCATGGTGCTGGCGATGCTGCTGGGCGGGTTGCGGTCGGCGGAAGCGCGCGGTCTGCTGCTGGCCGATGTGGACATGGGGCGGCGGCGGCTGCGGGTGATCGGCAAGGGCGGCAAGGAACGCTACGTGCCGGTCGATGCGGCATTCTTCACTGAGGTTGCTGCCTATCTGCGGTTGGAGCGCCCGGCTGGGCTGTCGACACCGCAGTGCTTCGTGGTGCTGCGCGGTCCGACGACGGGGGCGCCGGTTAGTGAGGCAGGGCTGCGCAGCTTGTTTCGCCGTCACCGTGAACTCTCCGGGTCCATCCGGGTGCGTCCGCATCGGCTGCGCCATACCTATGGTACCGAATTGGCTTCTGCGGGAATTGATCTGCTTGCATTACGGGCGTTGATGGGACACGCCTCACCGGAGACCACGGCCCGCTACGTGCACCTGTCACTGGAGCAGCTCGCCGCCGAATATGGTGCCGCCCGCGCCTCCTTGGCCGGAGCACGGCGATGA
- a CDS encoding tyrosine-type recombinase/integrase, which translates to MTVATVQDSIDAGTLLSDYLDHVARLRLSDRAIRDRIRTAREFLARHPDLAAWMALPAVERAGELRSSGAWPLLCYAIGAGRLRLDVELAVIKQLTGLGAAVEMRDSAGFSAMREAGNRLGWSSSWIETVLGECLAVLVACHGGLVADLTEQAIDEFDSALSASSIPRSSRRAYRARLASLRQLLYEVRVLDAAPRRRPWARSLEQRFTDVAMAAPILDTLLRYIRVRAAVLRPKSVESLINDLLPFVEYLTAHHSKLTSLRELDRACIEDYLTWNRTRGWRGQRAAAGAGRTVSAAVAQSAVLSLRNLLDDITAWGWEEAPPRRLVFAADVPKLDQPLPRALAPDIDAAVMNAVARLDDSFARIGLTVLRGAGLRVGELLDLELGSIIDYGAAGTWLKVPLGKLATERMVPLSAATTAALDEWVTHRDAHRPLAHPRTGVLTDFLFTQYGRRLGYTRLRNGLLAAAQSSGLRGPDGGILVVTPHQLRHTWATELANAGMSMQALMALLGHVTPQMTIRYATLASPTLRAAYDDAMGKMRRQFTLTPVGRPILPDKVSWLHSEMLKTRVGHGYCARHPTAGACPYANICETCDNYITAPEFRGALTNQLADVQALKSDAENRGWTDEAARHDRVAHALTDHLQRLDR; encoded by the coding sequence ATGACCGTCGCTACGGTTCAGGACTCCATTGACGCCGGCACTTTGTTGAGTGACTACCTCGACCACGTCGCTCGCCTGCGCTTGAGTGATCGGGCGATTCGGGACCGGATCCGAACCGCACGGGAATTTCTTGCTCGTCACCCGGATCTGGCGGCGTGGATGGCTCTGCCGGCGGTTGAGCGGGCTGGCGAGCTTCGGTCGAGTGGGGCATGGCCCCTGCTGTGCTATGCGATCGGTGCCGGCCGGTTGCGGCTGGATGTTGAGCTGGCCGTCATTAAGCAGCTGACCGGGCTCGGTGCCGCGGTGGAGATGCGTGATTCGGCCGGGTTCTCCGCGATGCGTGAAGCGGGAAACCGGTTGGGCTGGAGCAGTTCCTGGATTGAAACTGTGCTCGGCGAGTGCTTGGCGGTGCTGGTGGCTTGCCATGGTGGGCTGGTCGCTGACCTCACCGAGCAGGCGATCGATGAATTCGACAGTGCGTTGTCGGCGAGTTCAATCCCGCGATCGTCACGGCGCGCCTACCGGGCGCGGTTGGCCAGCTTGCGCCAGCTGCTCTACGAGGTCCGGGTCCTCGACGCCGCTCCGCGACGACGACCGTGGGCACGCAGCCTCGAGCAACGTTTCACCGACGTGGCTATGGCTGCCCCGATCCTCGACACCCTGCTGCGCTATATCCGGGTCCGAGCCGCGGTGTTGCGGCCCAAATCGGTGGAATCGCTGATCAATGACCTGCTGCCGTTCGTCGAATACCTCACCGCCCACCACTCGAAGCTGACCAGCCTGCGCGAGCTCGACCGCGCCTGCATCGAGGACTATCTGACCTGGAACCGCACCCGCGGCTGGCGCGGGCAACGTGCCGCCGCCGGCGCCGGGCGCACCGTCTCGGCTGCGGTTGCCCAGTCGGCGGTGCTAAGCCTGCGCAACCTGCTCGATGACATCACCGCCTGGGGCTGGGAAGAAGCACCGCCGCGGCGACTGGTCTTCGCCGCCGACGTTCCCAAGCTTGACCAGCCGCTGCCGCGGGCACTGGCCCCTGACATCGATGCGGCGGTGATGAATGCTGTTGCCCGTCTAGATGATTCATTCGCTCGTATCGGGCTGACCGTGCTGCGCGGAGCGGGGCTGCGGGTGGGTGAGCTGCTCGACCTGGAACTGGGCAGCATCATCGACTACGGGGCGGCTGGCACCTGGCTAAAGGTACCGCTGGGCAAGCTGGCTACCGAACGCATGGTGCCGCTATCGGCGGCCACTACCGCTGCGCTCGACGAATGGGTCACCCACCGTGACGCACACCGGCCACTGGCCCATCCACGCACCGGCGTGCTCACCGACTTCCTGTTCACCCAGTACGGCCGCCGCCTGGGCTACACCCGACTGCGCAACGGGCTGCTGGCCGCGGCCCAATCCTCAGGGCTACGCGGACCCGACGGCGGCATCCTCGTCGTCACGCCTCATCAGCTGCGTCATACCTGGGCCACCGAACTCGCCAACGCCGGAATGAGTATGCAAGCGTTGATGGCGCTGCTCGGACATGTCACACCGCAGATGACGATCCGCTACGCCACCCTTGCCTCGCCAACCCTGCGCGCCGCCTACGACGACGCCATGGGCAAGATGCGTCGCCAGTTCACTCTCACCCCGGTCGGTCGACCCATCTTGCCCGACAAGGTCAGCTGGCTACACAGTGAGATGCTGAAAACCCGTGTCGGGCACGGCTACTGCGCGCGCCACCCAACCGCCGGCGCCTGCCCATATGCCAACATCTGCGAAACCTGCGACAACTACATCACCGCGCCCGAATTCCGCGGCGCCCTCACTAACCAACTCGCCGACGTCCAAGCCCTCAAATCCGACGCGGAGAACCGCGGCTGGACCGACGAAGCAGCCCGCCACGACCGCGTAGCCCATGCCCTCACCGACCATCTCCAACGCCTCGATCGTTGA
- a CDS encoding tyrosine-type recombinase/integrase, whose product MAVLDYAEADGALAANPGRGVGRNAVPATAPREHRPLTGPQVAALAQHVAARGAVDELLVLFMCYTGLRKTEAQVLELRDLTLTTGPTGVTGGSVRVQLTKARKGAQRVTDTPKSKRSNRTVPLPPWLAKKLAAYLANTHEAAD is encoded by the coding sequence ATGGCGGTGCTGGATTACGCTGAGGCGGATGGTGCTTTGGCCGCTAATCCTGGGCGCGGGGTGGGGCGTAATGCGGTGCCGGCCACAGCGCCCCGCGAGCACCGCCCGCTTACCGGCCCGCAGGTTGCAGCACTTGCGCAACATGTGGCTGCACGTGGCGCGGTGGATGAGCTGCTGGTTTTATTCATGTGCTACACCGGCTTACGCAAAACCGAGGCGCAGGTCTTAGAGCTGCGCGACCTGACGTTGACCACCGGACCTACCGGCGTTACAGGCGGCAGTGTGCGAGTACAGCTCACCAAGGCCCGCAAGGGCGCTCAGCGGGTTACCGACACACCGAAGTCCAAGCGCAGCAACAGGACGGTGCCGCTACCGCCCTGGCTGGCTAAGAAACTTGCTGCGTACCTGGCAAATACGCACGAAGCCGCCGACTAG
- a CDS encoding DUF4352 domain-containing protein: MPENQPPSQPPFPPTPPGGYYGPPPGYYQPPRKKRKVWPWVLLGVFVLFFGGCFAFLGVIGSAVHSSSEQRSSERAAASAPSAAMPGIGQEVRDGKFAFTVTGVTRASSVGTTQARGEFVIVAMTVKNTGDQPQDYFSSNQKLFDTAGREFAADPMAIAKDSMVVNLNPGFDLNVKVPFDVPAGTTIATIELHDSAFSNGARVRLK; the protein is encoded by the coding sequence ATGCCGGAAAACCAACCCCCGAGTCAGCCGCCGTTCCCACCGACGCCGCCTGGCGGCTACTATGGCCCGCCGCCCGGCTACTACCAGCCGCCGCGCAAGAAGCGGAAAGTTTGGCCGTGGGTCCTGCTCGGCGTTTTTGTGCTGTTCTTTGGCGGTTGCTTTGCATTCCTCGGGGTTATCGGCTCAGCGGTGCACTCGAGTAGTGAGCAACGATCAAGCGAACGGGCTGCGGCGTCTGCGCCGTCTGCGGCAATGCCCGGCATCGGTCAAGAAGTTCGTGACGGGAAATTCGCGTTCACCGTCACTGGCGTGACGAGGGCATCCTCGGTGGGCACAACGCAAGCGCGCGGCGAGTTCGTGATTGTCGCGATGACTGTGAAAAACACAGGTGACCAGCCGCAAGACTATTTCTCATCGAATCAAAAGCTCTTTGACACCGCCGGGCGAGAATTCGCGGCTGACCCGATGGCAATTGCAAAGGATTCGATGGTGGTCAACCTCAATCCTGGGTTTGACCTCAACGTGAAGGTTCCGTTCGACGTTCCTGCAGGGACGACGATCGCCACAATTGAATTGCACGATTCCGCATTCTCGAACGGTGCAAGGGTCAGACTGAAGTAG
- a CDS encoding aminodeoxychorismate lyase encodes MAGQTGVVVTLDGEILEPETPLLRADDLAAVRGDGVFETLLVRDGAACLVEPHLHRLTHSARLMDLPEPDLAGWRHAIDLATQRWVAGTGDEGAMRLIYSRGRESGPPQAAGAPAAPTAYVMVNPVPERVAEVRRSGVAAITLDRGLPAAGADTMPWLMAGAKTLSYAVNMAALRHAARQGAGDVIFVSTDGYILEGPRSTVIIATDDDGMASGKPCLLTPPPWYPILRGTTQQALFHVARANGYDCDYRALRVSDLVAAQGVWLVSSMTLAARVHTLNGRRLPPAPIAAAFAELVDAAIVSDR; translated from the coding sequence ATGGCTGGGCAGACGGGCGTTGTCGTCACGCTCGACGGTGAAATCCTCGAGCCGGAGACGCCGTTGTTGCGGGCCGATGACCTCGCCGCGGTCCGGGGCGATGGGGTCTTCGAGACATTGCTGGTGCGCGACGGCGCGGCATGTCTGGTAGAGCCGCACCTGCACCGGCTGACCCATTCGGCCCGACTGATGGATCTGCCCGAACCGGACCTCGCCGGTTGGCGGCACGCCATCGACCTGGCGACGCAGCGGTGGGTTGCCGGCACCGGCGACGAGGGTGCGATGCGGCTGATCTACAGCCGCGGCCGGGAGAGCGGTCCCCCGCAAGCGGCAGGTGCGCCCGCCGCTCCCACGGCCTACGTGATGGTCAACCCGGTACCAGAGCGGGTCGCCGAGGTTCGGCGTTCCGGCGTCGCGGCGATCACCCTGGACCGCGGACTGCCGGCCGCCGGCGCCGACACAATGCCCTGGCTCATGGCCGGCGCCAAGACGCTGTCCTACGCGGTCAACATGGCCGCCCTGCGGCACGCCGCCCGGCAGGGCGCCGGCGACGTCATCTTCGTCAGCACCGACGGCTACATCCTCGAAGGGCCCCGCTCCACGGTGATCATCGCTACCGACGATGACGGCATGGCCAGCGGTAAACCGTGCCTGCTCACGCCGCCGCCGTGGTATCCGATCCTGCGCGGCACCACCCAACAAGCTCTCTTCCACGTGGCCCGGGCCAACGGCTACGACTGCGACTACCGGGCCTTACGAGTATCCGATCTGGTTGCCGCTCAAGGGGTTTGGCTGGTATCAAGCATGACCCTGGCGGCTCGGGTGCACACCCTCAACGGCCGGCGACTACCCCCCGCCCCGATCGCCGCCGCATTCGCCGAATTGGTCGATGCGGCCATCGTCAGCGACCGCTGA
- a CDS encoding YgfZ/GcvT domain-containing protein — protein MTAVPAPDPGPDAGAIWHYGDPLGEQRAAETESVFVDRSHRAVITLTGKDRQTWLHSISTQHVSDLPEGASTENLSLDGQGRVEDHWIQTELADTTYLDTEPWRGEPLLSYLRKMVFWAAVTPEAADLAVLSLLGPRLADRAVLDVVGLDALPSEMAAVPLAGGGFVRRMPAPAGQIELDLLVPREDCADWQHRLTQAGVRPAGVWTYEAHRVAARRPRLGVDTDERTIPHEVGWIGGPGLGAVHLDKGCYRGQETVARVHNLGKPPRMLVLLHLDGSGDRPSTGDAVMAGGRAVGRVGTVVEHVDLGPVALALVKRGLPADTELMTGPDADIAAVIDAESVPPADEVGAGRLAVERLRRGVQ, from the coding sequence GTGACCGCAGTTCCAGCCCCGGATCCAGGACCCGACGCCGGCGCGATCTGGCATTACGGTGATCCGTTGGGCGAACAGCGCGCGGCCGAAACCGAGAGCGTATTCGTCGACCGCTCCCACCGGGCCGTCATCACCTTGACCGGCAAGGACCGGCAGACCTGGCTGCATAGCATTTCCACGCAGCACGTCAGTGATCTGCCCGAAGGTGCCAGCACCGAGAATCTCAGCCTGGACGGGCAAGGCCGGGTAGAAGACCACTGGATCCAAACCGAGCTGGCTGACACCACCTACCTCGACACCGAGCCGTGGCGCGGCGAACCGCTGTTGAGTTATCTGCGAAAGATGGTGTTCTGGGCCGCCGTCACCCCTGAGGCCGCCGATCTGGCGGTGCTGTCGCTGCTGGGCCCGCGGCTGGCCGATCGAGCGGTGCTGGACGTGGTGGGCCTGGATGCATTGCCTTCCGAAATGGCCGCGGTCCCGCTCGCCGGCGGCGGATTCGTGCGCCGGATGCCGGCTCCCGCCGGCCAGATCGAACTGGACCTGCTTGTGCCGCGCGAAGACTGCGCCGACTGGCAGCACCGCTTGACGCAAGCGGGTGTCCGACCGGCCGGGGTGTGGACCTACGAAGCGCACCGCGTGGCGGCCAGACGCCCCCGGCTGGGCGTCGACACCGACGAACGAACGATTCCCCACGAAGTGGGCTGGATCGGCGGGCCCGGGCTCGGGGCCGTACACCTGGACAAAGGCTGCTACCGCGGACAAGAAACCGTCGCGCGGGTGCACAACCTAGGCAAACCGCCGCGGATGCTGGTGCTGTTGCATCTGGACGGCTCGGGGGATCGGCCGTCGACCGGTGATGCGGTGATGGCGGGCGGTCGCGCTGTCGGACGCGTCGGAACGGTGGTCGAGCACGTGGACCTCGGCCCCGTCGCTTTGGCTCTGGTCAAGCGTGGGCTGCCGGCCGACACCGAGCTCATGACCGGCCCAGATGCCGACATCGCCGCGGTGATTGACGCCGAGTCCGTGCCGCCTGCCGACGAAGTTGGCGCTGGGCGGCTGGCCGTCGAACGATTACGACGCGGTGTCCAGTGA
- a CDS encoding DUF3073 domain-containing protein yields the protein MGRGRAKAKQTKVARELKYSSPQTDFQRLQRELSGASADASDQVDDDVDDSWADEDSWRR from the coding sequence ATGGGCCGCGGCCGGGCTAAGGCAAAGCAGACCAAGGTTGCTCGAGAACTCAAATACAGCTCCCCGCAGACCGACTTCCAGCGGCTTCAGCGCGAGCTGTCGGGAGCAAGTGCCGATGCATCTGACCAGGTAGACGACGACGTCGACGACTCGTGGGCCGACGAGGACAGCTGGCGCCGCTAG